GGTTCCATTGTATTCTGCGCTCTTTCAACCGTTTTGTTCGACCACCGCGTGTCTCATCTGCAACCCTGGCAGACACTGGTCTCGCTCTCTGCGGAGTCCCCTTGAGTCTCCTTTCTGTTTGACGTTACTTTACTTAACTTTTTCTTCCGcttgtctctctctctctttctctctctctctctctctctctctctctctctctactTAGTTGCATCAGCACTTATCGCGCTCCAAGCACTATAGGGCTCAACAACCTTTTTCCGTGAGCCGATGTCGGAGGGCTGTACGACGAGCTTGACGGCTTCTGACGCAGGTGGCAGGCTGACCAAATCTGACCCAGCATTTGTAATGGCCGCGGGCGGGAAAATGGCGCCAGGTTGACACAGTAAGAGATTGCTACGATCCAACAGCCCATGAGCGACTTTCTGCACGTCTCCCCCAACAGGTCGACCCTGCGATGATCCGCTATCTCACCTATGATAGCTCCATCTGCCTGTCGCACTAATAAACACTCTGGCTCTGATTAAATCATCTCGTATCGGAGGCGACTATTGTATTGTTATTTTCGGCCCGAAGAACGGCGTGCAAAGAAGGTTGCTATAATTTCACAACTCTACGCACTCTTATTATTCTTATTGACTAACTCCGAATAATGAAAAAACAACCCCAACGGTCGTCGTAGACCATAGATTCCTCTTATTGAGGGGCTTATCTTGTTATTGGTTGCCCTTGGGCATCTATTGCGGGCCTCCCTCCCTGGAACATGCTCAGCTCTTGGCTTGACTGTAcatgtatgtacacacTGTATGTACCTTGCTCCTCCCCTCCCCCGCCACCGCTTAACTCCATTGCTTCCGGCATTTGACCAttgatcacatgaccatcACAAGTCTTATTTCAACTGCCGgttgttttgttgtttgttttttcccccAAAAAAACCCTCACcctccactccaccacaCCCCTCCACTTCCCCCACTGTCTATCAATCGGAAGTTTGCCTTAACTAAACTTTTAGGGGTCTCGTTGCCAGTCTAAACTAAAAGTAGTCTGTCTTTGCACTGTACCACGTGGAACAATGAGACGCACGGTCGCAGGTCGTATTTGACGAAGACTTGTCGACTTGGTTTAAACGAGCAAATGTGACTTCCGAAACGTTTTTAACCCGAATGAAAATCAGCACAAGGTTGAAAGCTTGGTTTCCAAATCTCCGAGGCTGTGGCAGAGCCGAGAGAATCTGACACAGGCGTGCAGACGTTATGAGAGTTACACGGTTGGATTGGTCTGGCCCCGGCGAGTCCGCCAATACCATTTGTGCACACCCTTGCAGTCAAGCATGGCCAACATGTCTCCTTCTCACCCCCCTCCCCTCCCCCCTGCCCCCAACCTACTCCACTCAAGCACATATCCTGTAGGAACAGCATTTCTCGCTTATGCTGGCCGACACAAAGAACCGCCGGGGCTTCTGCACGCTCATGTGAAATGGTCTCCGGCCTCGATTGCGCTCTAGATCCGCTTGCGAAGTACCGAATTCCTGCCGAAGTGGGAATAACTGGTTTTCATAACTGCTGGTTTATTCCAGTTGGAACCTGCACaacaaagaagaaggatcGTCGCAATACCCTCCGGAACCATGTTTTATCTCGCTCTTGGCACTTTTCCTGCATTTCCTTCCCCCCATGTCCACAGACTCATTCCAGCGAACACTTATCCTGCCCGTCAATAGCTAGCAGAAGGTTCTGCTCGGGATATGAAAACGCTACCCACGGAGATCTTGCTCTAGAACTCCGGCAGACCTCTGTACACTGTTCCAATTCAGGAAGTTCAATCCACAATGTACTGGTTGCTATGGAATGACGTCAGAAAGCTGTCTCAAGGCGTTATGGCACCGAAAGAGTCTCACAGAGATGGCCCAGGGGCATGTAGAGGAATAAGTGCCACCCTGAATACGCGCGGAACAAGCGGAATAGATTCAAACTCCACTTTAATGCTCCGTGGGGAGCATGACCGGTCGTAttgcttgtacttgtctcAGGAAGGGCGGGTATAATAACGATAACTGAGTCGGAGGAATGAACTCGATACGATCTGAGATACGGGACTCAAACAGAGCCAATCTACAAGCCAAGGCGGTTATCAGGATCGGTCTCCTCGCAGATAGAGCTTCGTTTGTGGTGGACAGTTATGAGTTTTTTAGAAAACATGAATTCCAGGGCAAGTTTCTGATGCAGACCACTGGTGAACGAAAATGAGGGCTTATTACAATCGCAAACGTTGGACAATCACAGCAGTGAACTTCTCTTGTTTGTATCTCTTCTGTAACAAAAGCTAGCATCACTTTTCTACCTCTCCATGACAGCAAGAGACGAAGATATAAAACAATACAAGCCAGTTGCGATCATGGAGAGTTCTTTATTCTCTTTATCGTCCTATATTATCCTTTGAAACTTCTTATCCCTGAACCTCAACCCCTTACCTCCATTTCTTTCACCTCACCCCCTGTTGAACCTCATATTGGTTTCTGGCATTCTTACCAACAATGATGGCGGATTGAagtgtctacttgtagttaaGCAAGTCTAAATAATAAACCGACAATTGTATCTGATCTGCCCGAACCTCCTTGTGCTCTAAGCGCGATACTCATTAGTACAGCCCTGCGATGAGTCCAAACTAGCCTTGTGGTTGCCCACAAAGCACCTTTTTTGTCTCTAGTTTGCATTACCGGACACGAAGAAACCCTACCATGGGCTAAATACTGCTCTCTGTGGGCCCACAAGTACTGTCTAGCACTTCCACGGAGATGATCACAAATATGCAGGTGCTAGCGTCGTTCAGGTCATTTTTCAGCACTAGTGCCAAAATAAACCCCAGCGTTCCATCTCCGCCATCCAGAAGCGCACTAATTCAAGGGGAAGGAATACCAACAACAGTTAGTCAAGTGTTTATTTTTGTCCGAACAACGCTGAAGAAGTTGTCAAGGTTGTCTTCATGTGCAGCGGCGAGAGGAAAGAGGGTCCAACCAACTCTCTCGGTGACCTGACGAATACGAGGAGTTGATCACTGCATTCTTTAGGCCCCAAGGAATATATCAATGCAGTATATGTGACTGTAGACTCCCGTATTCGATAATTACCACGTTGGTATTGGTGGGTGGGTGTCTCGCCTGATTCATCAGAGAACAGTTTAGAAAGTGAAGAAATGAAGTGCTGTTAATGCATGTATTAACAAACGGAGTTGACCCGTGGACTCGCGGCAAAAAACTGAACAAGGACGACATGTTTTCCCCATAATACTTTGTTATCTACCCCAGTTAGCTGAatcctacaagtagtagacCCTAGGGTGGGTACACTGAGACAGTGGAGGGCAATGTTTTAATTCAAAAGTCGGAGGTTTTTTGAGACCCTCTTTTGTTCAGTTCATGTGACCCGTATTTTGAAGTTCCTGCTTAGCTCCTATTCCTCAGATTCTTGTGGTACACTCGAACCCATACGAGCACTTTATGCCATACATTGGGGGAGCTGCGCTTATGTAAGCATAGGAGttttattttcatttttattttcatttttatttcattttttgATAGTGGACGTTATTTGGCAAGTAGCACGCTATACTGGTGGCTACGTCCAATATcgactcctccaggtcCGGTtttatcacgtgaatgtcacgtgaatgtcacgtgattactcataccggtactgtactgtacagtactgcaCTCGTAGTGCATCTGAGCTGGACCGTTGGTTTTCAAGTTACCCTACTTTTTCCCCCACATGTGTTTTTCCGTTGTGATTTTGAGCCTCGGTAAATGGGGAACTTTGATTCCGGCGCTGGGAAATGGGGAGGTGCACTTATCTCGACTTTTCGGGCTCGGATTTGGAAAAGGACAACTGATTTGAATTCAGCAGATTTTTCTTAACATTGCGGTAGTttcaaaaatcaaaaataCCCACTTTCCAAGTAATTCCACGTCTCATCTATCATCTTGGACCCTAACCCCGAAAACGCACCCCACATCAGCTCCTCTTATGATTCCCTCTTGTCTCTCTACACAACACATGGcacctcgagaagatctAGTGCAAAGTGCGGTGGCGTTCCTGAACGATCCTCAGGCAGCCACTGCCCCGCTCGCCAAGCGGAtcgagtttctggagtCCAAGGATATGACTCctgaggagattgaggaggctctcaagCGGGCTGGATCGGGCTCGGCCCAAAGTCATCCTGGAAGTGTGGTGAGTCACGGGGGCGCTGCTCCAACCGTGCCTGCCTCCTATGCATTCCAATcggctcctcctcttcctgaACGGGATTGGAAGGATGTATTCATCATGGCCAccgtcactgttggtgttggaTTTGGCCTGTACACGGTGGCAAAGCGATACCTGATGCCTCTCATCCTGCCCCCCACCCCTCCGTCTCTCGaggccgacaaggaggctctggaagCGGAGTTTGCCCGTGTGCAGGGCCTGCTCGACCAGGTGCAGCAGGACACagaggaggtcaagaacAGCCAGGTAGAGGTGGCCAAGCGGGTCACAGACGCGCTCAAGGGCGTGGAGGAGACCATCGACCAGCTCAAATCGCAGACCAAGAAGCGTGACGACGAGATGAAGCTTGTGACCGCCGAGGTGGAGCGAATCAGAGACAGACTGCCCAAGAACAttgacaagctcaaggatTCGCAGGAACAGGGTCTGGCCGACATTCAGAGCGAGCTCAAGTcgctcaagcagctgctcagCACCCGAACCGCAGCCAGCTCTGGACCCAAGCTGCCTCCCattcctcctccctccTCCTACCTCACTCGAAAGGCGTCTCCTGCCgttccagctgctgctcccgcACCTGTGACTCCCGGCTCTCCCGTGCACAATGTGTCTTCAAGCAGCACCGTTCCTGCTGACCGAGACGACTTTATCCCCACTCCCGCAGGAGCTGTGCCTATGATTCCCCAGCCTGCTTCCATGTCCTCTTCGAGCACCTCTACCGTGCCCAACTCGGCCATTTCCAGCGCCCCCTCCCCCATCCAGGAGCCCGAGCCTTTTGTGCCCGAGCCCGGCAACAGCGCCGTGAAGAAGCCCGCCCCCAAGGCTAGCATTCCCGCCTGGCAGTTGGCTGccttggagaaggaaaaggaaaaggaaaaggagtAAATGTTAGGATACAGTGATGATAGTGCAGAGATGACGTGATGAAATGCCGAAATCGAACAGTGAACGGTAGCTCACCTTCGAGTGTTCGGTTGGACCATGGATCAGACGGTGTTCATGGTGTACTAGGATGTATAAGGTGGATCTTTATGTTAGTGCAGGCATATAGAGGAATTTATTTAATGCTACTGTAGTGGTAAGACGTGatcaatttttttttagctATTCTGCACTACTCTACTAGGGGACATAGATGCTCGGGACATTTCTCCATTCTGACGACCATTATTGGTACCTAGACTGATATCGTGGAGCATCAAATCCGTTTTGGGCTGATTTGAACAAGTCGGTGCCGATATTGCCACGCCTGTGAATAGTATATAGAACTAGGCAGCTCTTCCTGTTTAGCCTGAATCCGAAGTCTGAGCGGCAAGATCAAGTCGAGAGACCATGTCACGATTCTGGAAAGAAATTCGCGTTCGGACTTCTCAGAGAAGTGATGCAAGATGGCTCAGATCGAAGACAGAGGATTCACTTAAAGGCGCTTGGTTGAATAACATGACGTTACTACTGACAAACTCCAAATGTTCTACTTCCGTAGTCAGAGACAGAACTGGgtatagtacagtatgtactgcgTAGTATGTACCGTACTGTTTTGGACAGGCCCAGTTTGGAAAACACACGGGTTACCGTTAGCCAAAGCCCGTTAAAAGTGTCGATTGAAGGTCTGTTGGAATTATCACCAACAACCTGTCTTGCGTTTCGGGAATTTCCCCAGTCTTGCGCCTTGGACCGCCATGATGAGGGAACTCCGCTCCTAGAGAGATGTACGATGGCTTTCCACAGGGGACCTGGCAGAGCGCGACGGCGGTGAGATGGAAACTCGAGTGACAGTGGTTACAATCTAACTTGGATGCAAGAAGATACTGTCACTGGACTTCACGGCCATTGTGGTTCCCCTTTGTGAAAAATTATTCATGTCAGCATCATGCGATAGGTGCGACTGAGAAACACGTTTTGTTAAGAGAGTCTAGGACGTGGAGACGACCTGAGAGAGTGAGGGAGTCTAGGATCTGGAGACAACCAGGGATTTCAGGGAGTCATACATTAGATGATGACATATGTCGTCAAGTGAACCCGAGGTTCTCATACCgtcctactgtacttgtactttgtTCAATCTATCCTGAACAAGTTATTAATCGGGTTACGAGGAGGGAGTCCTAATCTTTAGTTTCCTTGACTTGGATGCTCCAAAGGagtatagtacatacagaaTAGGTCATCagaacttgtactgtaggtcTGCTTGTCTATTTTATAGCAACCTAGTGTTCACAATCTCAGCATCTCTAACCAGCAATCGCATAGGTGAAGTTGACATGACGAgacacatcaccacctttcagtaagtacagtatgtacacttGTAGTGATTGGTAAAAGTTGTAGACCACGCAAATTCATAAGATATGCTCGAATCAGGCCCAAGAGTTGGTTCCTCGTAAACCGGGCGTCGTTGGTGAACTCTTGGTGAACTCttatgttttgtttttttgacCCATCTGACTTGGCACAC
This genomic interval from Yarrowia lipolytica chromosome 1E, complete sequence contains the following:
- a CDS encoding uncharacterized protein (Compare to YALI0E09405g, similar to Saccharomyces cerevisiae PEX14 (YGL153W); ancestral locus Anc_2.315, weakly similar to uniprot|P53112 Saccharomyces cerevisiae YGL153w PEX14 peroxisomal protein involved in protein import - peroxin) — encoded protein: MIPSCLSTQHMAPREDLVQSAVAFLNDPQAATAPLAKRIEFLESKDMTPEEIEEALKRAGSGSAQSHPGSVVSHGGAAPTVPASYAFQSAPPLPERDWKDVFIMATVTVGVGFGLYTVAKRYLMPLILPPTPPSLEADKEALEAEFARVQGLLDQVQQDTEEVKNSQVEVAKRVTDALKGVEETIDQLKSQTKKRDDEMKLVTAEVERIRDRLPKNIDKLKDSQEQGLADIQSELKSLKQLLSTRTAASSGPKLPPIPPPSSYLTRKASPAVPAAAPAPVTPGSPVHNVSSSSTVPADRDDFIPTPAGAVPMIPQPASMSSSSTSTVPNSAISSAPSPIQEPEPFVPEPGNSAVKKPAPKASIPAWQLAALEKEKEKEKE